One Clupea harengus chromosome 12, Ch_v2.0.2, whole genome shotgun sequence DNA segment encodes these proteins:
- the atp5fa1 gene encoding ATP synthase subunit alpha, mitochondrial: MLSVRVAAALARTLPRRAAFVPKNVAAACVGGRNLHTTTPWLAAKTGTAEVSSILEEKILGADTGAELEETGRVLSIGDGIARVYGLRNVQAEEMVEFSSGLKGMSLNLEPDNVGVVVFGNDKLIKEGDIVKRTGAIVDVPVGLELLGRVVDALGNTIDGKGPIGSNERRRVGLKAPGIIPRISVREPMQTGIKAVDSLVPIGRGQRELIIGDRQTGKTAIAIDTIINQKRFNEGTDEKKKLYCIYVAIGQKRSTVAQLVKRLTDADAMKYTIVVSATASDAAPLQYLAPYSGCSMGEYFRDNGKHALIIYDDLSKQAVAYRQMSLLLRRPPGREAYPGDVFYLHSRLLERAAKMNENFGGGSLTALPVIETQAGDVSAYIPTNVISITDGQIFLETELFYKGIRPAINVGLSVSRVGSAAQTKAMKQVAGTMKLELAQYREVAAFAQFGSDLDAATQQLLNRGVRLTELLKQGQYCPMAIEEQVTVIYAGVRGHLDKMDPSKITKFESAFLQHVLSQHQDLLSAIRADGMISEASDVKLKALVLSFLSSFE; the protein is encoded by the exons ATGCTGTCGGTTCGCGTAGCTGCGGCTTTGGCCCGCACCCTTCCCCGCAGAGCCGCTTTC GTCCCCAAAAATGTCGCAGCTGCTTGCGTTGGGGGCAGAAATCTGCACACCACCACCCCATGGCTGGCGGCGAAAACAG GGACTGCGGAGGTCTCCAGTATCCTGGAGGAGAAGATCCTGGGTGCTGACACAGGGGCTGAGCTAGAGGAGACGGGCCGAGTGCTGTCCATTGGTGACGGTATTGCCCGTGTATATGGCCTTAGGAATGTGCAGgcagaagagatggtggaattCTCTTCTGGCCTCAAG GGTATGTCTCTGAACTTGGAGCCTGACAAcgttggtgttgtggtgttcGGTAACGACAAACTGATCAAGGAGGGTGACATCGTGAAGCGTACTGGTGCCATCGTGGATGTTCCAGTCGGTCTTGAGCTGCTTGGCCGTGTTGTGGATGCCCTGGGTAACACCATTGATGGAAag ggTCCCATTGGCTCTAATGAGCGCAGGCGTGTGGGACTGAAGGCCCCTGGCATCATCCCTCGTATCTCTGTGAGGGAGCCCATGCAGACAGGAATCAAGGCTGTGGACAGTCTGGTGCCAATTGGCCGTGGCCAGCGTGAGCTGATCATTGGTGACAGGCAGACTGG CAAAACCGCCATTGCCATTGACACAATCATCAACCAGAAGCGTTTCAATGAGGGAACAGATGAGAAGAAGAAGCTGTACTGTATCTATGTGGCCATCGGACAGAAGCGTTCCACTGTGGCCCAGCTGGTGAAGCGTCTGACCGATGCTGATGCCATGAAGTACACCATTGTGGTGTCTGCCACCGCCTCTGATGCCGCCCCCCTGCAGTACCTGGCCCCCTACTCCGGTTGCTCCATGGGAGAGTACTTCAGAGACAACGGCAAACACGCCCTGATCATCTATGATGACTTGTCCAAGCAG GCCGTTGCCTACCGTCAGATGTCTCTTCTGCTGCGTCGTCCCCCTGGCCGTGAGGCCTACCCCGGTGATGTGTTCTACCTCCACTCCCGTCTGCTTGAGCGTGCCGCCAAGATGAACGAAAACTTCGGGGGTGGATCCCTGACCGCTCTGCCAGTCATTGAGACTCAGGCCGGTGACGTGTCTGCCTACATCCCAACCAATGTCATTTCCATCACAGACGGACAG ATCTTCTTGGAGACAGAGTTGTTCTACAAGGGTATCCGGCCAGCCATCAacgtgggtctgtctgtgtcccgtGTGGGTTCAGCTGCCCAGACCAAGGCCATGAAGCAG GTGGCCGGTACCATGAAACTGGAGCTGGCTCAGTACCGTGAGGTGGCCGCTTTCGCTCAGTTCGGTTCTGATCTGGATGCTGCTACCCAGCAGCTGCTGAACAGGGGTGTGCGTCTGACTGAGCTGCTCAAGCAGGGACAATACT GTCCCATGGCCATTGAGGAGCAGGTCACAGTAATCTACGCTGGTGTCAGGGGGCATCTGGACAAGATGGACCCCAGCAAAATCACAAAATTCGAGTCCGCTTTCTTGCAGCACGTTCTTAGCCAGCACCAGGACCTGCTTTCCGCTATTAG ggCTGACGGTATGATCTCAGAGGCATCAGATGTGAAGCTGAAGGCGCttgtcctctctttcttgtcCAGCTTTGAATAA
- the LOC116222977 gene encoding protein transport protein Sec16A-like isoform X1 yields MHQSVSSNQAPAPPLPQLANPAAQVGNAPGSGFYLQVTKDAQQGTQGEGDATATPERAHLPSVPTGVAQPSAAASAQQPLPRTSSATAMPSAVPAVVPVAVPTPLPEPYPVMPPPAMPPPSMLPPSMYPPPAVAAPPGGPLPLPHPQPQPSPHGDPARPPSVAGGVPPYGAPLPPPGPGPAGYYGAGYPEYYDGRAPYMPTYPVQDPRAQPYQQDDPYRRADPRYNRYEAERQPERPSSRSSQYSERSHSSRQGYEDYQPPARTAQDDYYADYYKKQYDYGAAQAAAAAAAASAAADRSRWYDPNAAGYDPRYRAYYDQASYNWYNYNPEAYRRGEAPNYSYPYGQQYVNRREGYDDPYRYYPGYDMSFEEDYRRQRDPYADEFDRRSVGSERSSHSVHSHSEHTHSRRNSFSSHSQQSQVYRSQPDLVAAAYDPTASGLPLDYSSYSQYPTQQEYTDTNSWPAVEQPPPRPLTPEKFCVPHRCARFGAAGQLIIVQPNMPSAGQPALIEVHNMEVNMTSDPLHPLLSS; encoded by the exons ATGCACCAATCTGTAAGCTCCAATCAGGCGCCGGCTCCGCCTCTGCCGCAGCTGGCCAATCCAGCAGCGCAGGTGGGTAATGCTCCCGGTTCCGGTTTCTACCTGCAGGTAACCAAAGATGCCCAGCAGGGTACGCAAGGAGAGGGCGACGCTACCGCCACACCGGAGCGCGCCCATCTACCGAGCGTGCCCACGGGTGTTGCCCAGCCATCCGCCGCAGCCTCCGCTCAGCAGCCCCTCCCACGGACATCCTCAGCCACAGCCATGCCCTCAGCAGTGCCCGCAGTGGTGCCAGTGGCCgtgcccacccctctccctgAACCTTACCCTGTCATGCCTCCTCCAGCCATGCCTCCTCCCTCTATGCTTCCTCCTTCTATGtatcctcctcctgctgttgcTGCCCCCCCTGGAGGCCCTCTTCCCCTGCCCcatccccaaccccaaccctcaCCCCACGGCGACCCTGCCCGTCCTCCATCGGTGGCGGGAGGAGTTCCACCCTATGGggctccccttcctcctccaggGCCCGGCCCCGCAGGGTACTATGGCGCCGGCTACCCAGAGTATTACGACGGCAGAGCACCATACATGCCAACCTATCCGGTGCAGGACCCCCGAGCCCAGCCATATCAACAG GATGACCCATATCGCAGGGCTGACCCGCGGTACAATCGGTATGAGGCCGAGAGGCAACCTGAAAGACCCAGCTCCCGCTCAAGCCAGTACTCAGAGAGGTCGCactccag CCGACAGGGCTATGAAGACTACCAGCCCCCCGCTCGTACTGCCCAAGATGATTACTATGCAGATTACTACAAGAAGCAGTATGATTATGGAG cagcacaagcagcagcagcagcagcagcagcctcagcagcagcagatcgGAGTCGTTGGTATGATCCCAATGCCGCCGGCTATGACCCTCGCTACAGGGCATACTATGATCAGGCCTCCTATAACTGGTACAACTACAACCCCGAGGCCTATCGCAGAGGAGAAGCTCCGAACTACAGCTACCCCTACGGTCAACAGTACGTGAACAG GCGGGAGGGTTATGACGACCCATATCGTTACTACCCCGGTTACGACATGAGCTTTGAAGAGGACTACCGGCGGCAGCGCGACCCCTACGCCGACGAGTTCGACCGCCGGAGCGTAGGCAGCGAGCGCTCCTCCCACAGCGTGCACTCGCACAGCGAGCACACCCACAGCCGCCGAAACAGCTTCAGCTCACACtcgcagcag AGTCAGGTGTACAGGAGCCAACCTGACCTGGTTGCCGCGGCCTACGACCCAACAGCGTCAGGCTTGCCCCTGGACTACTCCAGCTACAGTCAGTATCCCACGCAGCAGGAGTACACCGACACAAACAGCTGGCCAGCCGTGGAGCAAC CACCCCCACGACCTCTGACACCAGAGAAGTTCTGTGTCCCCCATCGCTGCGCGCGGTTTGGTGCCGCCGGTCAGCTGATCATCGTCCAGCCCAACATGCCTTCCGCTGGGCAGCCGGCCCTTATTGAAGTGCACAACATGGAGGTaaacatgacctctgaccctcttcATCCCTTGCTGAGCTCATGA
- the hwa gene encoding protein huluwa isoform X1 gives MDQPVSATPQVTANIPGLTVVIILLVPCLLLVLLLNCLLLGHKLLLLARARTRVRTSSRCSLLQSTRQRVSHFTDGPSFSYPNGRTNGPVSRPILVMPVTSSLTSSQERVAGCRRSTQPDGATCAGSGSLPAPSTFLAAMSTGLPRRARAYFSKPVKWRRIPLEPTHSSDSDVERPNTVPPNSPVPGCFGPLRQSSIVEVHSDVELGSVDQVYMECEVASNIPPENSYFIASTGSSGCSAVGPGLDSDFGASAGKGHGRSSTCQGLGVSLRILSADSEAMGCGLWASALEWDYYNPSYITQNQLRPPRTHAPSIAPKQYWI, from the exons ATGGATCAACCAGTGTCTGCGACACCTCAAGTGACGGCAAACATTCCGGGTTTGACTGTAGTCATTATTCTTCTCGTGCCGTGTTTACTGCTCGTGCTGCTACTCAACTGCCTGTTGCTTGGACACAAATTGCTTCTTTTAGCTAGAGCTAGGACACGAGTTCGCACGAGTTCACGGTGCTCACTGCTCCAATCCACGCGTCAAAGGGTTTCCCACTTTACAGATGGACCGTCATTCTCGTATCCGAATGGGAGGACTAATGGCCCTGTGTCCAGACCGATTTTGGTCATGCCCGTCACATCATCGCTTACCTCGTCACAGGAGCGTGTGGCGGGGTGTCGGCGTTCTACGCAACCAGACGGAGCCACTTGCGCCGGCTCTGGCTCTCTGCCTGCGCCAAGCACGTTCTTGGCTGCAATGTCAACCGGCCTGCCACGTCGGGCACGTGCATATTTTAGCAAGCCTGTAAAGTGGCGAAGAATACCTCTGGAGCCTACACACTCCAGTGATTCAGACGTAGAACGTCCCAACACTGTACCTCCAAACTCTCCTGTTCCAGGG tgttttGGGCCCCTGCGCCAGAGCAGCATCGTGGAAGTCCACAGTGATGTGGAGCTTGGATCTGTGGATCAGGTATATATGGAGTGTGAGGTTGCCAGCAACATCCCGCCAGAGAACTCCTATTTCATTGCGTCCACAGGATCCTCTGGATGCTCTGCTGTAGGACCTGGACTGGACAGCGACTTTGGCGCAAGCGCAGGCAAGGGGCATGGCAGGTCTTCCACTTGTCAGGGTCTGG gtgTGTCTCTGCGTATCTTGTCAGCAGACAGCGAGGCTATGGGCTGTGGACTGTGGGCGTCAGCGTTGGAGTGGGATTACTACAACCCCAGCTACATCACACAAAACCAGCTGCGGCCTCCGCGCACACATGCCCCCAGCATAGCCCCCAAACAGTACTGGATCTGA
- the hwa gene encoding protein huluwa isoform X2 → MDQPVSATPQVTANIPGLTVVIILLVPCLLLVLLLNCLLLGHKLLLLARARTRVRTSSRCSLLQSTRQRVSHFTDGPSFSYPNGRTNGPVSRPILVMPVTSSLTSSQERVAGCRRSTQPDGATCAGSGSLPAPSTFLAAMSTGLPRRARAYFSKPVKWRRIPLEPTHSSDSDVERPNTVPPNSPVPGCFGPLRQSSIVEVHSDVELGSVDQVYMECEVASNIPPENSYFIASTGSSGCSAVGPGLDSDFGASAGVSLRILSADSEAMGCGLWASALEWDYYNPSYITQNQLRPPRTHAPSIAPKQYWI, encoded by the exons ATGGATCAACCAGTGTCTGCGACACCTCAAGTGACGGCAAACATTCCGGGTTTGACTGTAGTCATTATTCTTCTCGTGCCGTGTTTACTGCTCGTGCTGCTACTCAACTGCCTGTTGCTTGGACACAAATTGCTTCTTTTAGCTAGAGCTAGGACACGAGTTCGCACGAGTTCACGGTGCTCACTGCTCCAATCCACGCGTCAAAGGGTTTCCCACTTTACAGATGGACCGTCATTCTCGTATCCGAATGGGAGGACTAATGGCCCTGTGTCCAGACCGATTTTGGTCATGCCCGTCACATCATCGCTTACCTCGTCACAGGAGCGTGTGGCGGGGTGTCGGCGTTCTACGCAACCAGACGGAGCCACTTGCGCCGGCTCTGGCTCTCTGCCTGCGCCAAGCACGTTCTTGGCTGCAATGTCAACCGGCCTGCCACGTCGGGCACGTGCATATTTTAGCAAGCCTGTAAAGTGGCGAAGAATACCTCTGGAGCCTACACACTCCAGTGATTCAGACGTAGAACGTCCCAACACTGTACCTCCAAACTCTCCTGTTCCAGGG tgttttGGGCCCCTGCGCCAGAGCAGCATCGTGGAAGTCCACAGTGATGTGGAGCTTGGATCTGTGGATCAGGTATATATGGAGTGTGAGGTTGCCAGCAACATCCCGCCAGAGAACTCCTATTTCATTGCGTCCACAGGATCCTCTGGATGCTCTGCTGTAGGACCTGGACTGGACAGCGACTTTGGCGCAAGCGCAG gtgTGTCTCTGCGTATCTTGTCAGCAGACAGCGAGGCTATGGGCTGTGGACTGTGGGCGTCAGCGTTGGAGTGGGATTACTACAACCCCAGCTACATCACACAAAACCAGCTGCGGCCTCCGCGCACACATGCCCCCAGCATAGCCCCCAAACAGTACTGGATCTGA
- the LOC116222977 gene encoding protein transport protein Sec16A-like isoform X2 has product MHQSVSSNQAPAPPLPQLANPAAQVGNAPGSGFYLQVTKDAQQGTQGEGDATATPERAHLPSVPTGVAQPSAAASAQQPLPRTSSATAMPSAVPAVVPVAVPTPLPEPYPVMPPPAMPPPSMLPPSMYPPPAVAAPPGGPLPLPHPQPQPSPHGDPARPPSVAGGVPPYGAPLPPPGPGPAGYYGAGYPEYYDGRAPYMPTYPVQDPRAQPYQQDDPYRRADPRYNRYEAERQPERPSSRSSQYSERSHSSRQGYEDYQPPARTAQDDYYADYYKKQYDYGAQAAAAAAAASAAADRSRWYDPNAAGYDPRYRAYYDQASYNWYNYNPEAYRRGEAPNYSYPYGQQYVNRREGYDDPYRYYPGYDMSFEEDYRRQRDPYADEFDRRSVGSERSSHSVHSHSEHTHSRRNSFSSHSQQSQVYRSQPDLVAAAYDPTASGLPLDYSSYSQYPTQQEYTDTNSWPAVEQPPPRPLTPEKFCVPHRCARFGAAGQLIIVQPNMPSAGQPALIEVHNMEVNMTSDPLHPLLSS; this is encoded by the exons ATGCACCAATCTGTAAGCTCCAATCAGGCGCCGGCTCCGCCTCTGCCGCAGCTGGCCAATCCAGCAGCGCAGGTGGGTAATGCTCCCGGTTCCGGTTTCTACCTGCAGGTAACCAAAGATGCCCAGCAGGGTACGCAAGGAGAGGGCGACGCTACCGCCACACCGGAGCGCGCCCATCTACCGAGCGTGCCCACGGGTGTTGCCCAGCCATCCGCCGCAGCCTCCGCTCAGCAGCCCCTCCCACGGACATCCTCAGCCACAGCCATGCCCTCAGCAGTGCCCGCAGTGGTGCCAGTGGCCgtgcccacccctctccctgAACCTTACCCTGTCATGCCTCCTCCAGCCATGCCTCCTCCCTCTATGCTTCCTCCTTCTATGtatcctcctcctgctgttgcTGCCCCCCCTGGAGGCCCTCTTCCCCTGCCCcatccccaaccccaaccctcaCCCCACGGCGACCCTGCCCGTCCTCCATCGGTGGCGGGAGGAGTTCCACCCTATGGggctccccttcctcctccaggGCCCGGCCCCGCAGGGTACTATGGCGCCGGCTACCCAGAGTATTACGACGGCAGAGCACCATACATGCCAACCTATCCGGTGCAGGACCCCCGAGCCCAGCCATATCAACAG GATGACCCATATCGCAGGGCTGACCCGCGGTACAATCGGTATGAGGCCGAGAGGCAACCTGAAAGACCCAGCTCCCGCTCAAGCCAGTACTCAGAGAGGTCGCactccag CCGACAGGGCTATGAAGACTACCAGCCCCCCGCTCGTACTGCCCAAGATGATTACTATGCAGATTACTACAAGAAGCAGTATGATTATGGAG cacaagcagcagcagcagcagcagcagcctcagcagcagcagatcgGAGTCGTTGGTATGATCCCAATGCCGCCGGCTATGACCCTCGCTACAGGGCATACTATGATCAGGCCTCCTATAACTGGTACAACTACAACCCCGAGGCCTATCGCAGAGGAGAAGCTCCGAACTACAGCTACCCCTACGGTCAACAGTACGTGAACAG GCGGGAGGGTTATGACGACCCATATCGTTACTACCCCGGTTACGACATGAGCTTTGAAGAGGACTACCGGCGGCAGCGCGACCCCTACGCCGACGAGTTCGACCGCCGGAGCGTAGGCAGCGAGCGCTCCTCCCACAGCGTGCACTCGCACAGCGAGCACACCCACAGCCGCCGAAACAGCTTCAGCTCACACtcgcagcag AGTCAGGTGTACAGGAGCCAACCTGACCTGGTTGCCGCGGCCTACGACCCAACAGCGTCAGGCTTGCCCCTGGACTACTCCAGCTACAGTCAGTATCCCACGCAGCAGGAGTACACCGACACAAACAGCTGGCCAGCCGTGGAGCAAC CACCCCCACGACCTCTGACACCAGAGAAGTTCTGTGTCCCCCATCGCTGCGCGCGGTTTGGTGCCGCCGGTCAGCTGATCATCGTCCAGCCCAACATGCCTTCCGCTGGGCAGCCGGCCCTTATTGAAGTGCACAACATGGAGGTaaacatgacctctgaccctcttcATCCCTTGCTGAGCTCATGA
- the LOC116222977 gene encoding protein transport protein Sec16A-like isoform X3 has protein sequence MHQSVSSNQAPAPPLPQLANPAAQVGNAPGSGFYLQVTKDAQQGTQGEGDATATPERAHLPSVPTGVAQPSAAASAQQPLPRTSSATAMPSAVPAVVPVAVPTPLPEPYPVMPPPAMPPPSMLPPSMYPPPAVAAPPGGPLPLPHPQPQPSPHGDPARPPSVAGGVPPYGAPLPPPGPGPAGYYGAGYPEYYDGRAPYMPTYPVQDPRAQPYQQDDPYRRADPRYNRYEAERQPERPSSRSSQYSERSHSSRQGYEDYQPPARTAQDDYYADYYKKQYDYGAAQAAAAAAAASAAADRSRWYDPNAAGYDPRYRAYYDQASYNWYNYNPEAYRRGEAPNYSYPYGQQREGYDDPYRYYPGYDMSFEEDYRRQRDPYADEFDRRSVGSERSSHSVHSHSEHTHSRRNSFSSHSQQSQVYRSQPDLVAAAYDPTASGLPLDYSSYSQYPTQQEYTDTNSWPAVEQPPPRPLTPEKFCVPHRCARFGAAGQLIIVQPNMPSAGQPALIEVHNMEVNMTSDPLHPLLSS, from the exons ATGCACCAATCTGTAAGCTCCAATCAGGCGCCGGCTCCGCCTCTGCCGCAGCTGGCCAATCCAGCAGCGCAGGTGGGTAATGCTCCCGGTTCCGGTTTCTACCTGCAGGTAACCAAAGATGCCCAGCAGGGTACGCAAGGAGAGGGCGACGCTACCGCCACACCGGAGCGCGCCCATCTACCGAGCGTGCCCACGGGTGTTGCCCAGCCATCCGCCGCAGCCTCCGCTCAGCAGCCCCTCCCACGGACATCCTCAGCCACAGCCATGCCCTCAGCAGTGCCCGCAGTGGTGCCAGTGGCCgtgcccacccctctccctgAACCTTACCCTGTCATGCCTCCTCCAGCCATGCCTCCTCCCTCTATGCTTCCTCCTTCTATGtatcctcctcctgctgttgcTGCCCCCCCTGGAGGCCCTCTTCCCCTGCCCcatccccaaccccaaccctcaCCCCACGGCGACCCTGCCCGTCCTCCATCGGTGGCGGGAGGAGTTCCACCCTATGGggctccccttcctcctccaggGCCCGGCCCCGCAGGGTACTATGGCGCCGGCTACCCAGAGTATTACGACGGCAGAGCACCATACATGCCAACCTATCCGGTGCAGGACCCCCGAGCCCAGCCATATCAACAG GATGACCCATATCGCAGGGCTGACCCGCGGTACAATCGGTATGAGGCCGAGAGGCAACCTGAAAGACCCAGCTCCCGCTCAAGCCAGTACTCAGAGAGGTCGCactccag CCGACAGGGCTATGAAGACTACCAGCCCCCCGCTCGTACTGCCCAAGATGATTACTATGCAGATTACTACAAGAAGCAGTATGATTATGGAG cagcacaagcagcagcagcagcagcagcagcctcagcagcagcagatcgGAGTCGTTGGTATGATCCCAATGCCGCCGGCTATGACCCTCGCTACAGGGCATACTATGATCAGGCCTCCTATAACTGGTACAACTACAACCCCGAGGCCTATCGCAGAGGAGAAGCTCCGAACTACAGCTACCCCTACGGTCAACA GCGGGAGGGTTATGACGACCCATATCGTTACTACCCCGGTTACGACATGAGCTTTGAAGAGGACTACCGGCGGCAGCGCGACCCCTACGCCGACGAGTTCGACCGCCGGAGCGTAGGCAGCGAGCGCTCCTCCCACAGCGTGCACTCGCACAGCGAGCACACCCACAGCCGCCGAAACAGCTTCAGCTCACACtcgcagcag AGTCAGGTGTACAGGAGCCAACCTGACCTGGTTGCCGCGGCCTACGACCCAACAGCGTCAGGCTTGCCCCTGGACTACTCCAGCTACAGTCAGTATCCCACGCAGCAGGAGTACACCGACACAAACAGCTGGCCAGCCGTGGAGCAAC CACCCCCACGACCTCTGACACCAGAGAAGTTCTGTGTCCCCCATCGCTGCGCGCGGTTTGGTGCCGCCGGTCAGCTGATCATCGTCCAGCCCAACATGCCTTCCGCTGGGCAGCCGGCCCTTATTGAAGTGCACAACATGGAGGTaaacatgacctctgaccctcttcATCCCTTGCTGAGCTCATGA